tccagTGGGCCAGGCTTCTTCCAGTCACATCACAGTGGCCCCATCCCTTCACCCCTCTGGTGCATTCAGCTTCACTGCCCGGCTTCCAGCTTTCTGCCTTACAATCCTTTCTGAGATCTCTTTCAGTACTGACATTTCAGTTTTCAGGAATTACAGCAGGAATCTTTTCTTGCCTGTTTTAGAGCAAGCCAGCATTTGTGAGTATAGTTGCAATGCCCGGAGTCCTTTTATAAGTGTATGTCTGGGAGCATTTGTGCCTGGGAAAGTTAGCGGAAGTGTGTCTTGCAATGTTCTCATAGTTAAAGACTTTAAGTAAGTGGAGTCCTTGGGTTCGATTCCCTAGGACTTTTGATCATGCCTTATGGCTGGTTAtggaatatgtatgtgtatgcatgcacattTATAGTTTCTATAGTTTCCTGTTTTGTCCCTCCATCTTAATCTAGCTGGACACCTCTACTTAGGTTGCTAAGTTTCTTCTGTATTTAATACCTGGCTGAGTTTGTTATGCCATACCTGAATTTCTCATTATTACATTCATTTGTCCTATTATCCTTCATGAAACAATAGACCTAGCTTGTGTGGTTGGAAACTAATTTTCAGTCTTCCATGAACCTCCTGCAGCTTTGCAGTGTCCAGTAAATAGTACTCAGTTGGTGTTTAAAAGAGGATGGATTTATTCCATGAGCAACTTTAGGTCTTTTGCTGCTCTGTAAGTCAATCAAAGGTAGAAGACCTCCAAAAGCATGTACTCTGTAGGTGCTTTGGAGTGTTTATAATTAGCCTACCAGTCAGTCCAGAACATGCTCTAAATGATGCTGGTACATGCATTCAGGAGAAAGGGTGTTAAAAAAGCTAAGGGTCAGAAGAAGTAAGGATCATGGTTTCATTGTCATAAAGGACTTAAGAGTTTGCAAAGTATATTGACATATATCACCTTGTTCAACACTGTAAGACATTATTTGCACTTTATAACTGAAGTTAAGGGAAACTAAGTGActctcccaaggtcacacagccagtaagtggctGAGCAGGGATTGGAGctctattttcccttttcctacaGCCCTCTGACAACATGCTGACAGGATGTAACAAAGTCAAAGGAGACCAATATGGGAGGGTATTATTAGGTTTTTCAGATCATCAAAAGTAAACTACCTCTTAGCACTGGGGAGCCTGCAGGATACAGGCACCTTCTTCACCTGGATGTTATTGAATGTGCACAGCTGGTGTGTAGATCATCAGTGTGGGGTCACTAGTATGCTCTTGAACATTCAGTGGCTCCAACCAACCCCTGGGCTAGGCAGAAACCACCGCCCACACATACCAGTCAGTGGCAACTCTGTGTTTCAGGGATTCCTTgcaaagaaattctgaaaatccCAGAAGATGGGCAGCCCTCCCCAGGTCCCAGCATTGTGTGTGACAGATTCTAAAGCTGAGGCAGCTCCAGCCCCAGACAGTGTGACCATGGTTTTGAAGCTGTGGGACTCTGAGACCTTTTCAAGAAACCTCaggtggatttttcttttcatcatatgTTGAGTAAAGTAGAGAGATgtcacttctctcttttttctccccccacagGACAAGACATTTCAAAGAAAGTATTAAATTCATTCATGAGTGCCGCCTCAGGGGTGAGGGCTGTCTTGTACACTGGTATGTATGCCTCTGCCTAATCATAGCCTGTTGTTTCTGCTCAGCCTGATTTCTCTCAGtggtttttctgtgtgtttagATTAGTTATTTCATCTCCTAATAGTTCTGTCTGCTCTCTGAATCTTGAATACACACTCTATCTGACCCCTGCCATCAGGGGTCATCTGTTagtcttcatttgtttttgatgaaagagaatgctataattttttttttcattttcacttaggATTTTCATTTCCACAGTTAGGATTTCTGTTGGGTCTGTCAAGGCTACTGGACAGGAACCTCTTTTCTAACCCATGTCCATTATTCCCTTGGAATAGCCTCCTATGGAGGGTACAGATTTTGTGGGATCATCCCTCAGTGCTCTTTCAAAACACTGTTTCTTTCTGGAGAGTTTTGATCACGTATTTAGCACGTGTTTAGCACTGCATGAGTGTAATACCAGAATGaccatttcttctccttttagaGATGGGGGCTTTTATATGTGTTTAGCTTCGTACTTTGCTTtgaaaagatctgaatagactcTTAGAATCAAACAGTTTATATACAGCTCTCCACCTGCATTCAGCTACACTTTGTATAGATACGAATACATATAAATGAGTACATACACATTGCAAAGAAAATGCTATAATACACACAACCCAAGGACAATGCACACAAAGTTcttagcactgtgcctggcatgtggtaggCTCTCAGTGAATGTTAGCtctcatattttactttttttttatttttattttttaatttttttttaaagatttcatttatttatttgagagagagagatcacaagtaagcagagaggcaggcagagagagagggggaagcaggccctccgctgagcagagagcccgatgcggggcttgatcccaggaccctgagatcatgtcctgagctgaaggcagtgccttaacccactgagccacccaggtgcccctatttgttttatttttaagtgaaatatagttggcattactttcaggtgtacaatttaatgaATTGAAAATATGCATTATGAAATATTCATTACTGCTAGTACTCATACACATCACGTAACTGTTATGTCAAAGGAACCAGGAGCCAATATTCTGGAGCCAGAACTCTGCTGTTTATCAAAGTGCAGGCTGAGCATGTTTCCTCTCTATATTGAGTCAGACTCCATATTGAATAttgctcagtcattaaaaaaaaagagagagatcttgccatttacagcaacACAGCAACATGGCTAAACTGAGAggtcttatgctaagtgaaatacatcagagaaagcaaataccatgtgatttcacttatatgtggaatctaaaaaacaaaacacataaaaaaaaatcaaaaggcagaACCAGACCTATAAGTACAGGGAACAGactgatagttgccagaggggaagggggaagaggatgggcaaaatgggtgaagggtagTGGGAGAtgtaggcttccagttatggaatgaacaagTCATAGGAGTAAAGGagtagggaatacagtcaatggtctAACAGGGTTGGATGGCAGCTACAATTATGGTGAGCACGGCATAATGTAAACTTatagaatcactatgttgtacacctgaaagtatgtaacatatgtcaattatactcagatattttaaaagacaatattCTGTTgtgaaatagatttaaaaaaaaaaaaaaaagcttcacagTCTTTTGAGTTTCCCCAGAAAAGTTGCTATTTTAGTGAAAGCTCTTTGGAAATGTAAAGTGATGTCTCCTGGGCTGGGTTGCTGCTGAAGTTGGTGACAGTTCTGTTATGACAGAAGAGATCCAATGCATGATATCCAGAGGAGCTGTTCATGAAAACTAATCTGTTCTAAGGGTCTGTAATCTGTATTAGGAAAGCAGGGAGATAATGTTTGCTGGTTTTATGCAGTTCTTAAGATTgtgtgatttactttttttttttttttactttaaaaaagagtagGACATGTAACAATTTGTAGATTTTATAATGTTCATCTACATTTGCTTTAAGGAATTTGAGGGGATACAGTTAGAGCCATATGAGGGGAGTTCTATAATGCTGTCCCTGGGCTTCTGTGGCTCCTGGTGATTAGAATCTCCAGGTTTGCCGCCAAAGaggatgtattttttaaaagctctctcaGTATTTCTGATATAAAAGCTTAAGGAAGAGACACTATGTAAGAAtggttatattattattattattatcattatttgaaTATGTGTAGCCCTGATATTCTAGGAATTTGTACTTCATATGGTTATATAAATCTAAGATAGGCCtttctaaaaatgagaattttgctAAACTTCCCCATCTTAAACCGTTGCTAGAACACTCTAAATCTGACACAGCACAGCCTTCTGTGACCACCTTAATTtgcatatgcatttaaaattggCCCCCTTACTCAGCCGGCTAGATATAATTAACCATTATTGACTCCCCACATCCCAGAGCACGTGGAATGTGCCCACTCTTGTGCTCTGCTCagttatttaaagaagaatacaaACTGTTTTATAAGAGCTTCTGTATTTAATGGGCTTTCAGTTATAGATCTAGCCTTCATTTATCTAAGAAAAccagacctaaaaaaaaaaaaagaaaccttctaAACTGCTGCAGGTTGTACATAGATTTATTGCATAGATCCCAGACCCTTCAAGTTCCCTCAACGTGCATTAGTTAGTTATTTTTTCTGCCCAAGGAAATGGGGACTATCTGAAGAAGGGCTCAGGAGCATAGAGAATCATAAAACTGGTGCCAGAAGCGATAGtagaaaaatctgtaaaaaattaaaaaaaaaaaaaaagaggctaacACAGACACTGATGCCTATGTTTCTGAGTAATTTCATACTGGCTTGCTGTCCACTCATAGTCCGAGGCAGGAAGACTTTCTAAAATGAGAGCCACAGAATCCCCTGATCTTGATGAATCAAGAGATAGACTCATGGACTAAAACCCCTTGCCCCTGTGGGTTCTTTTGGCCCTTGCAGCCTGGCCGGCGTCTCCAGGAGTGTGACTCTGGTGATCGCATACATCATGACCGTCACCGACTTTGGCTGGGAGGATGCCCTGCACACTGTGCGTGCAGTGAGATCCTGTGCCAACCCCAACCTGGGCTTCCAGAGACAGCTCCAGGAGTTCGAGAAGCATGAAGTCCACCAGGTAACCATGCTCAGGGGACTTCGGTGATGTGAGCAGCATCCTCTGGAAAGATGCCTCAGTCTTTCTGCACACACCTAGGATCATGGAGGTTGGAGTTTGAA
The sequence above is drawn from the Mustela nigripes isolate SB6536 chromosome 5, MUSNIG.SB6536, whole genome shotgun sequence genome and encodes:
- the DUSP22 gene encoding dual specificity protein phosphatase 22 isoform X6, with protein sequence MIVPGLCWRTRHFKESIKFIHECRLRGEGCLVHCLAGVSRSVTLVIAYIMTVTDFGWEDALHTVRAVRSCANPNLGFQRQLQEFEKHEVHQYRQWLKEEYGESPLRDAEEAKNILGKYKEQGRVESQPGTRRWSSFQTLPPLGYSNYTTET